In Massilia antarctica, the following are encoded in one genomic region:
- a CDS encoding DUF2946 domain-containing protein, which translates to MITLARRHTLHIWIAMLAILFSAFASALGSAAMAATPMEVCTADGYKFVDAGGSDGAPGSAHHSMQHCAFCTSHAGTHLPPAPPTGMLVIEIGRSIYPSLFYRAPQPLHAWSAANPRAPPLST; encoded by the coding sequence ATGATCACCCTGGCACGACGACACACACTGCACATCTGGATCGCCATGCTGGCCATCCTGTTCAGTGCATTCGCGTCCGCGCTGGGCAGCGCCGCCATGGCCGCCACGCCGATGGAAGTGTGCACCGCCGACGGCTACAAGTTCGTCGACGCCGGCGGCAGCGACGGCGCGCCCGGCTCCGCCCATCACAGCATGCAGCATTGCGCGTTCTGTACCAGCCACGCCGGCACCCACCTGCCGCCCGCTCCTCCCACCGGCATGCTGGTGATCGAGATCGGACGCAGTATCTATCCATCGCTGTTCTACCGCGCGCCGCAGCCCTTGCATGCGTGGTCGGCCGCCAATCCGCGCGCCCCGCCTCTGAGCACCTGA
- a CDS encoding TonB-dependent receptor produces MKHYHLPAFLALAGATAGACAQGAPGSAIEARMKVIVTAIGEGWRAPQNGSGDTALLLNTTPGYSVAQAGGVSGLPVVNGLGDDRLKIRIDGMEITPACANHMNAPLSTIDPSQVGHIEVLAGVTPVSAGGDSTGGTVTVKSPAPLFAGQGERLLTSGKLSLSGRSNGEAINASVSASIASDSMSFGYSAAQARGHSYDDGDGQRVLGSLYRSTNQAAVLALRASGQRITVRAGTQRIAYQGFPNQYMDMTGNDGTFANLQWLATFGWGELDTSAYWQNTKHEMGFFTPERPGSMPMLTEGRNTGYALKITMPAGDAAKVRLGHEVHTFRLDDFWPAIPGSMMMGPQTYVNINDGRRDRIALYGEVETRHSARWNSLVGARWESVRMDAGTVQPYASNRMNAADSAAARAFNAAGRRQRDGNLDLTALARFDADANTTFELAAARKTRSPNLYERYAWGRGTMAMTMTNWFGDGNGYVGNIDLKPETAATLGFTAHWHGAGAADWFVKLNPYYNRVRDYIDVDTLGQFNPYMAMGARGALLRFANHDARLHGANLSWRMPLPAGRAAGTLAFTGNAAYTRGKRADGGDLYHIMPLNALLALEHSSGAWSSQVETKVVARKDHADLRRLEPHTAGYALLNARTGYQWRKNVRLSAGVSNLLDRQYADPLGGVYLSGLKMQRGALQPLPGYGRSFELGLTLGF; encoded by the coding sequence ATGAAGCACTACCACCTCCCCGCCTTCCTGGCACTGGCCGGCGCCACAGCCGGCGCCTGCGCCCAGGGCGCGCCCGGCAGCGCGATCGAAGCGCGCATGAAAGTCATCGTCACCGCCATCGGCGAAGGCTGGCGCGCGCCGCAGAATGGCAGCGGCGATACGGCCCTGCTGCTGAACACAACACCCGGCTACAGCGTGGCCCAGGCCGGCGGCGTATCCGGCCTGCCCGTCGTCAACGGACTGGGCGACGACCGCCTTAAAATCCGCATCGACGGCATGGAAATCACCCCCGCCTGCGCCAATCACATGAATGCGCCGCTGTCGACCATCGACCCCAGCCAGGTCGGCCACATCGAGGTGCTGGCCGGGGTAACGCCGGTCAGCGCGGGGGGCGACAGCACCGGCGGCACAGTGACCGTCAAATCGCCCGCGCCGCTGTTTGCCGGCCAGGGCGAGCGCCTGCTCACCAGCGGCAAGCTCAGCTTGAGCGGGCGCAGCAATGGTGAGGCAATCAACGCCTCGGTGTCGGCCAGCATCGCCAGCGACAGCATGAGCTTCGGCTACAGCGCGGCGCAGGCGCGCGGCCACAGTTATGACGATGGCGACGGGCAGCGCGTGCTGGGCAGCCTGTACCGCAGCACCAACCAGGCGGCCGTGCTGGCCTTGCGCGCGAGCGGCCAGCGGATCACCGTGCGCGCCGGCACCCAGCGCATTGCCTATCAGGGCTTCCCCAACCAGTACATGGACATGACCGGCAACGATGGCACCTTCGCCAATCTGCAGTGGCTGGCCACATTCGGCTGGGGCGAGCTGGACACAAGCGCCTACTGGCAGAACACCAAGCACGAGATGGGTTTCTTCACGCCGGAGCGTCCCGGCAGCATGCCCATGCTGACCGAAGGCCGCAATACCGGTTATGCGCTCAAGATCACCATGCCCGCCGGCGACGCGGCCAAGGTGCGGCTCGGCCATGAAGTTCACACGTTCAGGCTGGACGACTTCTGGCCCGCCATCCCCGGCTCGATGATGATGGGGCCGCAAACCTATGTGAACATCAACGATGGCCGGCGCGACCGCATCGCGCTGTATGGGGAAGTGGAGACCCGCCACAGTGCGCGCTGGAACTCGCTGGTCGGTGCGCGCTGGGAATCGGTGCGCATGGATGCGGGCACGGTCCAGCCGTACGCCAGCAACAGGATGAACGCGGCCGATTCGGCGGCGGCGCGGGCCTTCAACGCGGCCGGGCGGCGCCAGCGCGACGGCAACCTGGACCTGACCGCGCTGGCGCGCTTCGACGCCGATGCCAACACCACCTTCGAACTGGCGGCGGCACGCAAGACGCGTTCGCCCAATCTGTACGAGCGCTATGCCTGGGGCCGGGGCACGATGGCGATGACCATGACCAATTGGTTTGGCGATGGCAACGGCTACGTCGGCAATATCGACCTGAAACCGGAAACGGCCGCCACGCTGGGTTTCACCGCGCACTGGCATGGCGCCGGCGCGGCGGACTGGTTCGTCAAGCTCAATCCTTACTACAACCGGGTGCGCGACTACATCGACGTCGATACCTTGGGCCAGTTCAATCCGTACATGGCCATGGGTGCGCGCGGCGCCCTGCTGCGCTTCGCCAATCATGACGCCAGGCTGCACGGCGCCAATCTGTCGTGGCGCATGCCGCTGCCGGCCGGCCGCGCGGCGGGAACCTTGGCGTTCACGGGCAATGCCGCGTACACGCGCGGCAAGCGCGCCGATGGCGGCGACCTGTACCACATCATGCCTTTGAACGCCTTGCTGGCACTGGAACACAGCAGCGGCGCATGGAGCAGCCAGGTCGAGACCAAGGTGGTGGCGCGCAAAGACCATGCCGACCTGCGCCGGCTGGAGCCGCACACGGCAGGCTACGCGCTGCTCAATGCGCGCACCGGCTACCAATGGCGCAAGAACGTGCGCCTGTCGGCCGGCGTGAGCAATCTGCTCGACAGGCAATACGCCGATCCGCTTGGCGGCGTCTACCTTTCAGGCCTGAAGATGCAGCGCGGCGCCTTGCAGCCTTTGCCGGGTTACGGCCGTTCTTTCGAACTGGGGCTGACGCTCGGCTTCTAA
- a CDS encoding LysR family transcriptional regulator, translating to MVLFSKEGLRSRIDLLDVTSMRIGDNDVNSHRRRYGMSKKVIIEPSGGVEGVEGALSAPPLHLPGLLTFEAAARHLNFARAAAEIGVTPTAVSRTIKNVEAQLNVRLFNRTTRSVSLTEAGASLNAALAPALALIRNALSQALLATDQPSGMLRVSSSYVAYHILIEPHIASFLEQFPLINVEISLDNQLSDIVGAGFDIGIRMGRKLQNDMISVQLGAVQKRIVVAAPDYFRERSEPTTIAELLKHNCIRQRYSVGGRLYDWKFEERGQKVHIDVQGRFMFDDMRSVMEAAIQGQGIAFILENFAKQELADGLLKQILRQHWALDDAFHLYYPHREHMPGKLRAFVDFMRTANQTTPS from the coding sequence ATGGTTCTTTTCTCGAAAGAAGGCTTGCGTAGCCGGATTGATTTGCTTGATGTGACCAGTATGCGGATCGGCGATAATGACGTGAATAGTCATAGACGGAGATACGGTATGAGCAAAAAGGTTATAATTGAACCTTCAGGCGGCGTGGAGGGTGTGGAAGGCGCACTCTCCGCGCCGCCGCTGCATCTTCCAGGCCTGCTGACCTTCGAGGCTGCCGCCAGGCATTTGAATTTCGCTCGCGCCGCCGCGGAAATAGGCGTCACGCCGACGGCGGTATCGCGCACGATCAAAAATGTCGAAGCACAATTGAATGTGCGTCTGTTCAATCGCACCACGCGCAGTGTCAGCCTGACCGAGGCTGGCGCGTCATTGAATGCGGCACTGGCGCCTGCACTTGCCTTGATCAGAAACGCCTTGTCGCAAGCGTTGCTCGCGACGGATCAACCGTCGGGCATGTTGCGCGTCAGTTCATCCTATGTTGCCTACCATATCTTGATCGAGCCGCACATCGCGTCGTTCCTGGAACAATTCCCGCTGATTAATGTCGAGATATCGCTCGACAATCAATTGAGCGATATCGTCGGCGCCGGATTTGATATCGGCATACGCATGGGGAGGAAACTGCAAAATGACATGATTTCCGTACAGCTGGGAGCAGTACAAAAGAGAATTGTGGTGGCAGCGCCGGATTACTTCCGCGAGCGCAGTGAACCAACAACGATCGCTGAACTGCTCAAGCACAATTGCATACGCCAGCGCTATAGTGTCGGGGGCAGATTGTATGACTGGAAGTTCGAAGAGCGCGGCCAGAAGGTTCACATCGATGTTCAAGGGCGCTTTATGTTTGACGACATGCGCTCCGTGATGGAGGCTGCAATACAAGGCCAGGGCATCGCTTTCATCCTGGAAAATTTTGCGAAACAAGAGCTGGCGGACGGCTTGCTGAAGCAAATACTCAGGCAGCACTGGGCACTGGACGACGCTTTTCATCTCTACTATCCGCATCGCGAGCACATGCCCGGAAAGCTGCGTGCGTTCGTGGATTTCATGCGCACTGCCAATCAAACGACACCGTCTTGA
- a CDS encoding NADH:flavin oxidoreductase/NADH oxidase, translating to MSKLFEPLTLRGVTLRNRFALSPMCQYTAKDGYASDYHTIHYGRFALGGFGLLMVEATAVSPEGRITHGDLGLWDDAHIPGLARIAAFAKAYGATPGIQIGHAGPKASIQRAFEGNGPLNAVDAARGEPAWPVVSPSARPVTDGWLVPTALDANGIAKVCADFVASARRALQAGFDVLELHYAHGFLLNAFLSPLTNDRSDEYGGSFENRIRLPLRIARAVREVWPRDKPLFVRLSAVDGSSSGWTIADSVAFAEALKAVGVDVIDCSSGGFGVYEYPSGYGFQLPFAEQIRREAHIGTMAVGIIVDPRQAESIIASGQADLVALGHAALRDPHFPLHAQQTLGAVGPDAAYADWNVQAGWWLDHRASKLVQLGPWAPMKDAAANSHKD from the coding sequence ATGAGCAAACTCTTTGAACCCCTGACATTGCGCGGCGTCACCCTGCGCAACCGCTTTGCCCTCAGCCCGATGTGCCAGTACACGGCGAAAGATGGCTACGCCAGCGATTACCACACCATCCACTATGGACGTTTCGCGCTTGGCGGCTTCGGCCTGCTGATGGTCGAAGCGACCGCCGTGTCGCCCGAAGGACGGATCACACACGGCGACCTGGGCCTGTGGGATGACGCCCACATACCGGGCCTCGCACGCATCGCCGCGTTTGCCAAGGCCTATGGTGCGACACCTGGCATCCAGATCGGCCATGCAGGACCTAAAGCCAGCATCCAGCGCGCTTTCGAAGGTAACGGCCCACTGAACGCGGTTGACGCGGCACGCGGTGAACCCGCCTGGCCGGTGGTGTCGCCGAGCGCGCGCCCGGTCACCGACGGTTGGCTGGTACCCACCGCCCTCGATGCAAACGGCATCGCCAAGGTCTGTGCGGACTTTGTCGCTTCGGCACGCCGCGCCTTGCAGGCAGGCTTCGATGTGCTCGAACTGCACTACGCGCACGGCTTCCTGCTCAACGCTTTCCTGTCGCCACTGACCAACGACCGCAGCGATGAATACGGCGGCAGCTTCGAGAACCGCATCCGCCTGCCACTGCGGATCGCCCGCGCAGTGCGTGAGGTCTGGCCGCGGGACAAGCCACTGTTCGTGCGCCTGTCGGCAGTCGATGGCAGCAGCAGCGGCTGGACCATCGCCGACAGCGTCGCTTTCGCCGAGGCGCTGAAGGCGGTCGGCGTGGACGTCATCGATTGTTCGTCCGGCGGCTTCGGCGTCTACGAATACCCCAGCGGCTATGGCTTCCAGCTGCCGTTCGCCGAGCAGATTCGTCGCGAAGCACACATCGGCACCATGGCCGTGGGCATCATCGTCGATCCGCGGCAGGCCGAATCCATCATCGCCTCGGGCCAGGCCGACCTGGTCGCGCTTGGGCATGCGGCGCTGCGCGATCCCCACTTTCCCTTGCATGCGCAGCAGACGCTGGGGGCGGTTGGCCCGGATGCAGCCTATGCCGACTGGAATGTGCAGGCCGGCTGGTGGCTCGACCACCGCGCAAGCAAGCTGGTCCAGTTGGGGCCATGGGCACCGATGAAGGACGCGGCAGCGAACAGCCACAAGGATTGA
- a CDS encoding nuclear transport factor 2 family protein has product MKKPTYVQDYQAIVDVLNKYNEGCKQAKSSIMKPAFSEQATIFGVDGDGKLTGGPIQGLFDGIDNTFHPSPEARGAIVNVDIVGSAASARIDTNDVSGFCFTDFFNLLKVKDKWTVVSKIYHTHVAP; this is encoded by the coding sequence ATGAAAAAACCTACCTACGTGCAAGATTATCAAGCCATCGTCGACGTACTGAACAAGTACAACGAAGGCTGCAAGCAGGCGAAGAGCAGCATCATGAAGCCAGCGTTCAGCGAGCAGGCCACGATTTTTGGCGTCGATGGCGACGGCAAGCTGACTGGCGGCCCGATCCAGGGCCTGTTCGACGGCATCGACAACACCTTCCATCCGTCTCCTGAAGCCCGGGGGGCGATCGTCAACGTCGACATCGTGGGCAGCGCCGCCAGTGCGCGCATCGACACCAACGATGTCTCGGGCTTCTGCTTCACCGACTTCTTCAACCTGCTGAAGGTCAAGGACAAGTGGACGGTAGTGAGCAAAATCTACCATACCCACGTCGCGCCCTGA
- a CDS encoding nuclear transport factor 2 family protein, whose translation MNMTFFKTLLFTAIISGLGTAAQAADLQGGHQTASNKSISKPTYVKEYQAITRVLNNYIDGCKQARSSIMKPAFSEQATMFSVDAKGELTGGPIQELFDAIDNPPFRPSPEAQSAIVQVDIVGTAASARIDSNDVSGFSFSDFFHLLKVEGKWTIVSKIYHTHVAP comes from the coding sequence ATGAACATGACCTTCTTCAAAACCTTGTTGTTCACGGCAATTATTTCTGGCTTGGGCACGGCGGCTCAAGCCGCTGACCTGCAGGGCGGTCACCAGACTGCCAGTAACAAGAGCATCAGCAAACCTACTTATGTGAAAGAATATCAAGCCATCACCCGGGTACTGAACAACTATATCGACGGCTGCAAACAGGCCAGGAGCAGCATCATGAAGCCAGCCTTCAGCGAACAAGCGACCATGTTCAGTGTCGATGCCAAGGGCGAGCTGACTGGCGGTCCGATTCAGGAGCTGTTCGACGCCATCGACAACCCGCCATTTCGCCCATCACCCGAAGCGCAGAGTGCGATCGTCCAGGTCGACATCGTGGGCACCGCCGCCAGTGCGCGTATCGACTCCAACGACGTCTCGGGCTTCTCCTTCAGCGACTTCTTCCACCTGCTGAAGGTCGAAGGCAAGTGGACGATCGTCAGCAAGATCTACCACACCCACGTGGCCCCCTGA
- a CDS encoding cytochrome c/ABC transporter substrate-binding protein, translating to MTSGRAMLAACLLVSGGWAGAQATVERGRAAYQSGAAACARCHGRHGEGRREGAVAAPALQRFAGQKADLDSLRLAVNDGLSAGRALHRLMPRYRFDAGALADLSAYLDVLGSEADADPGIGSDTLMIGVRLDASVVPAVQAGFARINAVGGIYGRRLVLQRDPGAAVFAILGWGRDLPPDTPSIAPGAGTGAAAFGLLPGSEAQARFMLDQALAAAPSGATLALSAAADTEPDTVRVLQARAVARGITLVPLAGSHARGNGAVAVLSLGDGAHLAGVAHKVAAVPIYALAMQAGSTVFVLAPDAARRLRLAAPAALSYPGAARPVQERLALGAVAILVEALKRSGRRLDRETFVHAIEQLRAFGVDGLPDMRFGPNRHVGAAGMLMVKVDPARRSYLPYTDVSEENGN from the coding sequence GTGACCTCCGGCCGCGCCATGCTCGCTGCCTGCCTGCTTGTATCGGGTGGCTGGGCCGGGGCACAGGCGACGGTGGAGCGCGGGCGTGCGGCCTATCAGAGCGGTGCGGCCGCGTGCGCGCGCTGCCACGGCCGCCACGGCGAGGGGCGGCGTGAAGGCGCCGTCGCGGCGCCTGCCTTGCAGCGTTTTGCGGGGCAGAAGGCCGACCTCGATTCGCTGCGGCTGGCGGTCAACGATGGCCTCTCCGCCGGACGCGCGCTGCATCGGCTGATGCCGCGCTATCGCTTCGATGCCGGTGCGCTGGCCGACCTGTCGGCCTATCTGGACGTGCTGGGCAGCGAGGCCGATGCCGATCCCGGCATCGGTTCCGATACCTTGATGATCGGCGTGCGGCTCGATGCGAGCGTCGTGCCGGCCGTGCAGGCTGGTTTCGCGCGGATCAATGCCGTTGGCGGCATTTACGGCCGGCGCCTGGTGCTTCAGCGTGATCCGGGCGCGGCCGTCTTCGCGATCCTGGGTTGGGGCAGGGACCTGCCGCCTGACACGCCATCGATCGCGCCTGGCGCGGGCACTGGCGCCGCCGCGTTCGGCTTGTTGCCGGGCAGCGAGGCGCAGGCGCGCTTTATGCTCGATCAGGCACTGGCCGCGGCGCCCAGCGGGGCAACGCTGGCATTGTCGGCCGCCGCCGACACCGAACCCGATACCGTGCGGGTTTTACAGGCGCGGGCCGTGGCGCGTGGTATCACCCTGGTGCCGCTGGCCGGTTCGCACGCGCGTGGCAATGGCGCAGTTGCCGTATTGTCGCTGGGCGACGGCGCCCATCTGGCAGGCGTTGCGCACAAGGTGGCGGCCGTACCCATCTATGCGCTGGCGATGCAGGCGGGCAGCACGGTGTTCGTATTGGCCCCGGACGCGGCGCGCCGCCTGCGCCTGGCCGCACCGGCCGCCTTATCCTATCCCGGCGCCGCGCGGCCGGTGCAGGAACGCCTGGCGCTCGGCGCGGTCGCGATCCTGGTCGAGGCACTCAAACGCAGTGGGCGCAGGCTCGACCGCGAGACCTTCGTTCATGCCATCGAACAGCTGCGCGCCTTTGGTGTCGATGGTTTGCCGGACATGCGCTTTGGCCCGAACCGGCATGTGGGCGCGGCCGGCATGCTCATGGTGAAAGTCGATCCGGCGCGCCGCTCGTATCTCCCTTACACCGATGTGTCGGAGGAAAACGGGAACTGA
- a CDS encoding SCO family protein yields MNAQWLCMGVLWCWALMAQAAPKAVPEASLLDQDGRQVAFYRDLVKDKTVIVNFIFTSCTMICPTQAATLREVQKSLGARVGSDIALISISIDPAVDVPARLKAFAKRFDAGPGWHFVTGRKPEVDTLLAALGAGGAAPAEHSGLVLVINDSVGSWTRLEGLASAPEIVRAAQQAAGPVKTGRDVAATYFTNLPLLTQDGQAVRFYDDMLKDKVVLINFMFTTCPGICTPMTANLARVQALLGERAGHDVHMLSITVDPGTDTPMVLRDFARRFQIKPGWTFLTGKKENVDWVRYKLGGYNGEQIDDHSTILLAGNLRTGEWKKLMALGAPAGIVAAVVPMLSARP; encoded by the coding sequence ATGAACGCACAGTGGCTGTGCATGGGCGTGTTGTGGTGCTGGGCGCTGATGGCCCAGGCGGCGCCGAAGGCGGTTCCGGAAGCATCCTTGCTCGACCAGGATGGGCGCCAGGTGGCGTTTTACCGCGATCTGGTCAAGGACAAGACCGTCATCGTCAATTTCATTTTCACCAGTTGCACCATGATTTGCCCGACCCAGGCAGCCACCCTGCGCGAGGTGCAAAAAAGCCTGGGCGCGCGGGTCGGGAGCGATATTGCCCTCATTTCGATCAGTATCGACCCGGCGGTCGATGTGCCGGCCCGCCTGAAGGCGTTTGCCAAACGCTTCGATGCCGGGCCGGGCTGGCACTTTGTCACGGGCCGCAAGCCGGAAGTCGATACCTTGCTGGCGGCGCTCGGTGCGGGCGGCGCGGCGCCGGCCGAGCACAGCGGCCTGGTACTGGTGATCAATGACAGCGTCGGCAGCTGGACCCGGCTCGAAGGCTTGGCGTCGGCGCCCGAGATCGTGCGCGCGGCGCAGCAGGCGGCCGGGCCGGTCAAGACGGGGCGCGATGTGGCGGCCACGTATTTCACCAATCTGCCGCTGCTGACCCAGGACGGGCAGGCGGTGCGCTTTTACGACGACATGTTGAAGGATAAGGTGGTGCTGATCAATTTCATGTTCACCACCTGCCCCGGCATTTGCACGCCGATGACCGCCAACCTGGCGCGGGTCCAGGCCTTGCTGGGCGAGCGCGCCGGGCACGATGTGCACATGCTGTCGATCACGGTCGATCCCGGCACCGACACGCCCATGGTATTGCGCGATTTCGCGCGCCGTTTCCAGATCAAGCCGGGCTGGACTTTTTTGACCGGCAAGAAGGAGAACGTCGATTGGGTGCGCTACAAGCTGGGCGGCTACAACGGCGAACAGATCGATGATCACAGCACCATTCTGCTGGCCGGCAATTTGCGCACCGGTGAATGGAAGAAGCTGATGGCGCTGGGCGCGCCGGCCGGGATCGTGGCGGCGGTGGTGCCGATGCTGAGCGCGCGGCCGTGA
- a CDS encoding NAD(P)/FAD-dependent oxidoreductase: MAPCDADVAVIGAGPAGAAVALSLARAGHRVLLAECDSGPRLAVGESVGPGIRVALERLGVFDAFLADGHLESLGNMSAWGAPEAAGRDFLFSPYGNGWHLERGRFDATLRRQAQLCGAMLHGGTRLEQLARVAGGWRLRLAGPNGPLDWHTRFVVDATGRRAAVARRCGSARRPLDHLVGVVTYHGAGNKVPCHTLIEAERDGWWYSAPLPQGRLVLVYMTEAGRQRRRTLAGPPRPDSAPLTHARLVRHGGQAEAAAAIVPAYSACLAQAAGADWLAVGDAAASVDPLSSQGIMSALDQALAAAGALAAALGGDPGAMPAYADRIGSMYADYLVQRAHYYRRERRWPDSDFWRQRWADA, from the coding sequence ATGGCGCCTTGTGACGCCGATGTGGCCGTGATTGGCGCCGGGCCGGCCGGCGCGGCCGTGGCGCTGTCGCTGGCGCGCGCAGGGCATCGCGTACTGCTGGCCGAGTGCGATAGCGGGCCCCGGCTGGCGGTGGGCGAGTCGGTCGGGCCGGGTATCCGGGTCGCGCTGGAGCGGCTTGGCGTGTTCGATGCGTTCCTCGCCGATGGCCACCTGGAGTCGCTCGGCAATATGTCGGCCTGGGGCGCGCCGGAGGCGGCCGGCCGCGACTTCCTGTTCAGCCCCTACGGCAATGGCTGGCATCTGGAGCGCGGCCGCTTCGACGCCACCTTGCGCCGGCAGGCGCAGTTGTGCGGCGCCATGCTGCATGGCGGCACCCGCCTGGAGCAGCTGGCGAGGGTGGCTGGCGGCTGGCGTTTGCGGCTGGCCGGTCCCAACGGTCCGCTGGACTGGCACACGCGCTTCGTCGTCGATGCGACCGGGCGCCGCGCGGCTGTGGCGCGCCGTTGCGGCAGCGCGCGCCGTCCGCTCGATCACCTGGTCGGGGTCGTTACCTATCATGGCGCCGGCAACAAGGTGCCATGCCATACCCTGATCGAAGCCGAACGCGACGGCTGGTGGTACTCGGCGCCGCTGCCGCAGGGACGCCTGGTGCTGGTGTACATGACCGAGGCGGGCCGGCAGCGGCGGCGCACCCTGGCCGGGCCGCCCCGGCCGGACAGTGCGCCGCTGACGCATGCGCGCCTGGTACGGCACGGCGGCCAGGCCGAGGCAGCCGCTGCCATCGTGCCGGCCTACAGCGCTTGCCTGGCGCAAGCGGCCGGCGCCGACTGGCTTGCCGTGGGCGACGCTGCCGCCAGTGTCGATCCACTGTCGTCGCAGGGCATCATGAGCGCGCTCGACCAGGCACTGGCCGCTGCCGGCGCGCTCGCTGCCGCCCTCGGCGGCGACCCGGGCGCCATGCCGGCCTACGCGGACCGGATCGGCAGCATGTATGCCGATTATCTTGTGCAGCGCGCCCACTATTACCGGCGCGAACGGCGCTGGCCGGATTCAGACTTTTGGAGGCAACGATGGGCAGACGCATGA